A DNA window from Solanum lycopersicum chromosome 3, SLM_r2.1 contains the following coding sequences:
- the LOC138347454 gene encoding uncharacterized protein encodes MKKFADRKRCPTDYKEGDMVLVKFNPRQFNERRGIHQKLVSKYEGPYKIVANLGKISYKLELPPSFKIHPVFHASVLKLYHEDKEDPSWNQSQRAPITVITLHDMEIEAIIDYQAKRKRGQQASAMFIVHWKGQTLEEATW; translated from the coding sequence ATGAAGAAGTTCGCCGACCGCAAGCGTTGTCCCACAGACTATAAGGAAGGCGACATGGTATTGGTGAAATTCAACCCAAGACAGTTCAATGAACGAAGAGGCATCCATCAAAAATTAGTGAGCAAATATGAGGGTCCATACAAGATCGTCGCCAACTTAGGAAAGATTTCGTACAAGTTGGAGTTACCTCCATCCTTTAAGATCCATCCGGTGTTCCATGCGAGCGTCCTCAAGCTGTACCATGAGGATAAGGAGGATCCTAGCTGGAACCAATCACAACGGGCACCCATTACCGTCATCACCTTACACGACATGGAGATCGAAGCTATCATAGACTACCAGGCCAAACGGAAACGAGGTCAACAAGCCAGCGCTATGTTCATTGTGCATTGGAAGGGACAAACTCTAGAGGAGGCCACATGGTAG